The genomic segment AGCCGGGCCCGCATGTCCTCGTCGCCGCCCAGGATGGCGAAACTCGCGGGAGCGTCGTCCTCGCCGGGGTCCGACTTGAAGGCCGTGAACCTGTACCCGGCCAGCAAGACGTCCGTGACGCACTCCGCGGCCATGTCCCCATCCAGTCCCAGCCTGTCCAGATGTCCGGCATCAACGGCCATGCGGGTGAGTTCCTGGCCTGCCGCGGCGCGCACGGCCGTGCCCACGGCGGAGCGGAATGCGTCGGCATCGACCTCGTCAGCCCTTCCCAGGCCGACCAGCAGGCAGGACCCGGCCGCGCCGGAACACAGCCGCGTCCGCCCGGCCTTGCCGGAAAAGGCCATATCAGGGTCCACGCCGAGGGCCGTGAGCATCTCCCGATCCTCCTCGGCCCAGGAAGCGCCTTCGGACCTGAACATGACGAGGGTCGCGCCGCCCGATTCATCGCAACTTCGAAAGATTTCAATATTCATCATTGCCTCATCGCTCAAAAATGGTGACATTAGAGTCAATGGACATACGAGTCTTGGGCGCCCGAGTAAAGGCGCGCACCCGAAGCCGGACACGACTTCCCGCGCATACGCAACCAGGAGAACCCGCATGGATCACAACCGCACCGTCGCCGTCCTCGGAGCCACGGGCTACATCGGAGGCCGCCTCGTCCCGGCGCTGCTGGAGCGCGGCTGGCGGGTCCGGGCCGTGGGCCGCAACCCCGACAAGCTGCGCTGCCGGGCCTTCGCCTCGAACCCGAACGTCGAACTGGCCCGCGCCGACGCCCTGGACGGCCCGGCCCTGACCGAGGCCCTGCGCGGCTGCTTCGCAGCCTACTATCTGGTGCATTCCATGTTTCCGGGGGTCAAAGACTTCGAAGACCGCGACAAGCGGGCCGCCATGACCATGCGGGACGCTGCGGCCAAGGCCGGACTTGCGCGCCTGGTCTACCTCGGCGGCCTGGGCGACCAGGACGGCGATTTGAGCGCGCACCTCAAGTCGCGTATGGAGGTCGGCGAGATCCTGGCCGGCGGCCCCGTGCCCCTGACCTGGCTGCGCGCGGCCATGATCATGGGCTCGGGCAGCGCGTCCTTCGAGATCCTGCGCTATCTGGTGGAACGCCTGCCCGTCATGGTCACCCCGGCCTGGGTCAAGTCCCTGTCCCAGCCCATCGCCGTGACCAACGTCATCGACTACCTCTGCGGCTGCCTGGACGCCCCCGAAACCACGGGCCGGACCTTCGACATCGGCGGCCCCGACGTCCTGAGCTACCGCGAACTCTTCGACGTTTACGCCCGCGTGGCCGGCCTGCGCAAACGCGTCATCATCCCCGTGCCTGTGCTCACGCCCAAGCTCTCGTCGTACTGGATCCAGCTGGTCACGCCGGTGCCCACGAGCCTCTCCCGGCCCCTGGCCGAGGGCCTGCGCAACAAGGTCGTGTGCCGCGAAAACACCATCCGCGAATTCATCCCCACCCGCCTGCTGTCGCCCGAGGAGGCCATCACCCGCGCCCTGGACCGCACAGTCCGGCACGAGGTCGAGACCTGCTGGTCCGACGCCGGCAGCCTGCGCGTGCCCGAATGGATCGACTGCGGCGACGCGCCCTATGCCGGCGGGACGGTCTTCGAGTCGGCCCACACCGTGACCCTGTCCGCCACGCCGACGCGGGTCTGGCACGTCCTGACCCGCCTGGGCGGCGACGAGGGCTGGATGTACGGGGACTGGCTGTGGAAAATGCGCGGCCTCCTCGACAAGCTCATCGGCGGAACGGGCCTGCGCCGGGGCCGTCGCCACCCGAGCGACCTGCGCGTCGGCGACGCCCTGGATTTCTGGCGCGTGCTGGTGGTGGAGGAGAACCGCCGCCTGCGGCTGTTGGCCGAGATGAAGGTGCCGGGCGAGGCACTGCTGCAGTTCGACGTGGAAGAACGCGGCCCGAATCGCACCGCCCTGACCCTGCGCGCACGCTTCCTGCCGCGGGGTTTATGGGGTATCGTCTACTGGAAGGCGCTCGCCCCGGTACACGCGCCGCTGTTCAAGGGCATGCTCACGGCCCTGGCCCGCAAAGTCGGGGGGACCATCCTGTCCGGACCCGTCACGCCACCCAAGGAGGACTCGCAATGTCGAATATCCTGACCGAACCCCGCTCCCGCGAAACGACCATCAACGACCCCGACGTGCGCCGCAGCCTTGACGCCATCCTGAACGGCCAGCGCAGCGGCGTTCTGGCCACGTGCTTCATGGACATCCCCCTGTGCAGCCAGATGGCCTTCGCCGCCGACGAGGACCTGCGAGCCCTCATCGTGGTCACGCCCAAGCAGACCGCCAAGCATGACAACATGAGCGCCAACCCCAACGTGTCCTTTCTGGTCAGCACGGCCAGGAACGACCCGGCGGACCCGGCGCAGGCCCAGGCCCTGACGGTCACGGCCTTCGCCACGGAACTCGACGGCGAGCGCCGCCATCGCGCCGTGACCCTGTTCACGCGCAAGCA from the Desulfomicrobium escambiense DSM 10707 genome contains:
- a CDS encoding pyridoxamine 5'-phosphate oxidase family protein yields the protein MSNILTEPRSRETTINDPDVRRSLDAILNGQRSGVLATCFMDIPLCSQMAFAADEDLRALIVVTPKQTAKHDNMSANPNVSFLVSTARNDPADPAQAQALTVTAFATELDGERRHRAVTLFTRKHPNLAAFASASGNAVMELRIGTYFLVDNFQQVTRIAMG
- a CDS encoding SDR family oxidoreductase; this encodes MDHNRTVAVLGATGYIGGRLVPALLERGWRVRAVGRNPDKLRCRAFASNPNVELARADALDGPALTEALRGCFAAYYLVHSMFPGVKDFEDRDKRAAMTMRDAAAKAGLARLVYLGGLGDQDGDLSAHLKSRMEVGEILAGGPVPLTWLRAAMIMGSGSASFEILRYLVERLPVMVTPAWVKSLSQPIAVTNVIDYLCGCLDAPETTGRTFDIGGPDVLSYRELFDVYARVAGLRKRVIIPVPVLTPKLSSYWIQLVTPVPTSLSRPLAEGLRNKVVCRENTIREFIPTRLLSPEEAITRALDRTVRHEVETCWSDAGSLRVPEWIDCGDAPYAGGTVFESAHTVTLSATPTRVWHVLTRLGGDEGWMYGDWLWKMRGLLDKLIGGTGLRRGRRHPSDLRVGDALDFWRVLVVEENRRLRLLAEMKVPGEALLQFDVEERGPNRTALTLRARFLPRGLWGIVYWKALAPVHAPLFKGMLTALARKVGGTILSGPVTPPKEDSQCRIS